The proteins below come from a single Ictalurus furcatus strain D&B chromosome 15, Billie_1.0, whole genome shotgun sequence genomic window:
- the ribc1 gene encoding RIB43A-like with coiled-coils protein 1 has protein sequence MFKLDLPADESSVRAVERRQAAEVARRKRIFNTRNRVIGLDVHALEQQVAEKREREKAERQREMAYGALCISMDQKLMAQQREEAERKRELAQELVQDWAIYQRSEDSRDADINYNHQGGPNVSLVNQESLGPASMQVFEGEGVGENERRKFQMEQNERILRAQREEREKRQKVQKHKELVGGLELIQQDLRAIHLDALEEECKKAALIALKGYNQVQAEERQERERQDKQKHQGLDLAEILQMVTSDLLTECPEVAMKEGMGSAEAPRVLPDRWKGMSSEDLNAIYRQRAEQRADRERQRQREKQSNLAWDLQQLEQARQQEEEERRVRELERERRARLDQYNQQLAREQQEHQKYLNNDLYTNRPTVRYFNQFSASSR, from the exons ATGTTCAAGTTGGACCTGCCCGCGGATGAGAGCTCCGTGAGGGCGGTGGAGCGGCGGCAGGCTGCAGAGGTCGCGCGCCGGAAACGCATCTTCAATACAAGGAACCGGGTGATTGGACTGGACGTGCACGCGCTCGAGCAGCAGGTGGCTGAGAAGCGTGAGCGTGAGAAGGCGGAGAGGCAGCGGGAAATGGCGTACG GTGCATTGTGTATTTCCATGGACCAAAAGCTGATGGCGCAACAAAGAGAGGAGGCAGAACGAAAGAGAGAGTTGGCACAGGAGCTTGTGCAGGACTGGGCAATATACCAGCGCTCTGAGGACTCTCGTGATGCGGATATTAATTATAATCACCAAGGGGGACCCAATGTCAGCTTAGTCAATCAAGAGTCATTGGGACCTGCCAGTATGCAGGTTTTTGAG GGAGAAGGTGTTGGGGAAAATGAAAGGAGGAAGTTTCAGATGGAGCAGAATGAGAGAATTCTCAGAGCTCAAAGGGAAGAGCGAGAGAAACGCCAGAAAGTGCAGAAACacaaag aGTTGGTGGGAGGTCTGGAGCTGATCCAGCAGGACCTGAGAGCAATACATCTGGATGCTCTGGAGGAAGAGTGTAAAAAAGCTGCCCTGATTGCGCTCAAAGGCTACAACCAGGTTCAG GCAGAAGAGAGGCAGGAGCGAGAAAGGCAAGACAAGCAGAAGCATCAGGGCTTGGACCTGGCAGAGATTCTGCAGAtggtgacctctgacctcttgACCGAGTGCCCGGAAGTTGCAATGAAGGAGGGCATGGGTTCAGCTGAGGCTCCTCGAGTGCTACCTGATCGCTGGAAGGGGATGAGCTCTGAGGATCTCAACGCCATCTACAGGCAGAGAGCAGAACAGCGTGCTGATAGAgag AGGCAGAGACAGCGGGAGAAGCAGAGCAACCTGGCGTGGGATTTGCAGCAGCTGGAGCAGGCCAGGCagcaagaggaggaggagagaagagtgaGGGAactagagagagaaaggagagcaCGACTGGACCAATACAACCAGCAGCTGGCTAGAGAGCAGCAGGAACA CCAAAAGTACCTCAATAATGACCTTTACACCAACCGGCCCACTGTGCGCTACTTCAACCAGTTCAGCGCAAGCTCTCGCTAA
- the smc1a gene encoding structural maintenance of chromosomes protein 1A — translation MGYLKLIEIENFKSYKGRQIIGPFRKFTAIIGPNGSGKSNLMDAISFVLAEKTSNLRVKTLKDLIHGAPVGKPAANRACVSMVYCEDNSDERTFTRVIIGASSEYRIDSKVVGLSEYSEELEKLGILIKARNFLVFQGAVESIAMKNPKERTALFEEISRSGELAQEYDRRKKEMVKAEEDTQFNYHRKKNIAAERKEAKQEKEEAERYQRLKDEVVRANVQLQLFKLYHNESEIEKLNRELSQRNREIEKDRKKMDHIEEELKDKKRELGRMMREQQNVEKEIKEKDAELNQKRPQYIKAKENTSHKIKKLEAARKSLQNAQKMYKKRKADMEELDREQGAVEMARQEFEERMEEEAQSQGQDLTLEENQVKQYHRLKEEASKRAATLAQELEKFNRDQKADQDRLDLEERKKVETEAKIKQKFREIEENQKRIEKLDDYIATSRQSLDEQRRMEEELTEEVELAKRRIDEINMELNQVMEQLGDARIDRQENSRQQRKAEIMESIKRLYPGSVYGRLIDLCQPTQKKYQIAVTKVLGKNMDAIIVDSEKTGRDCIQYIKEQRGEPETFLPLDYLEVKPTDEKLRELRGAKLVIDVIRYEPPHIKKALQYACGNALVCENVEDARRIAFGGPYRHKTVALDGTLFQKSGVISGGASDLKAKARRWDEKAVDKLKDKKEKLTEELKEQMKAKRKEAELRQVQSQAHGLQMRLKYSQSDLEQTKTRHLSLNMQEKSKLESELANFGPRINDIRRIIQSRERDITQLRDRMNLVEDEVFVEFCKEIGVRNIREFEEEKVKRQNEIAKKRLEFETQKTRLAIQLDYERNQLKEDQEKVMMWEQTVKKDESEIERLKKEEHRQMKIIDETMAQLQDLKNQHLTKKGEVNDKNREMEDIRKKLGSANKELTQLQKEVTAIETKLEQKRSDRRNLLQACKMQDIKLPLKSGTMDDISQEEGGSQVDESISSHKTSSSVRAKEALIEIDYSNLHDDLKDALSEEEIKIEMNTLQQRLNEQQSILQRISAPNMKAMEKLESVRDKFQETSDEFEAARKRAKKAKQAFEQIKKERFDRFNTCFESVATNIDEIYKALSRNSSAQAFLGPENPEEPYLDGINYNCVAPGKRFRPMDNLSGGEKTVAALALLFAIHSYKPAPFFVLDEIDAALDNTNIGKVANYIKDQSLQNFQAVVISLKEEFYTKADSLIGVYPEQGDCVISKVLTFDLSQYPDANPNPND, via the exons atgggctATCTAAAATTAATTGAGATTGAAAATTTTAAATCGTATAAAGGCCGACAAATAATCGGACCTTTCCGCAAATTCACGGCTATAATCGGACCGAACGGCTCGG GAAAATCCAACCTGATGGATGCCATAAGTTTTGTCCTGGCAGAAAAGACCAGTAACCTCCGTGTTAAAACCCTGAAAGACCTGATCCATGGTGCGCCGGTAGGAAAGCCTGCAGCTAACCGTGCATGTGTCAGTATGGTGTACTGTGAGGATAACAGCGATGAGCGCACATTCACACGAGTTATAATCG GTGCTTCTTCTGAATACAGGATTGACAGCAAAGTGGTTGGACTCTCAGAGTACAGTGAGGAACTGGAGAAACTGGGTATCCTCATCAAGGCCAGGAACTTCCTAGTATTTCAG GGTGCCGTGGAGTCCATAGCCATGAAAAACCCCAAAGAGAGAACTGCTCTGTTTGAGGAGATCTCCCGCTCTGGGGAACTAGCTCAGGAGTACGACCGCAGGAAGAAAGAGATGGTGAAGGCTGAAGAGGACACCCAGTTCAATTACCACCGTAAGAAGAACATCGCAGCTGAGCGCAAAGAGGCCAAACAGGAGAAAGAGGAG GCTGAGCGTTACCAGAGACTGAAGGATGAGGTTGTTCGAGCTAATGTGCAGTTACAGCTTTTCAAGCTCTACCACAATGAGTCTGAGATTGAGAAGCTCAACCGAGAGCTGTCCCAACGCAACCGGGAGAtcgagaaagacagaaagaagatGGATCATATTGAAGAGGAGCTGAAGGACAAGAAGAGAGAACTGGGGAGGATGATGAGGGAGCAGCAGAACGTGGAGAAGGAGATAAA AGAGAAGGATGCTGAGCTGAACCAGAAACGGCCTCAGTACATCAAGGCCAAGGAGAACACCTCACACAAGATAAAGAAGCTGGAGGCGGCACGCAAGTCTCTGCAGAATGCTCAGAAGATGTACAAGAAGCGTAAAGCAGACATGGAGGAGCTGGACCGAGAGCAGGGCGCTGTGGAGATGGCCAGGCAGGAGTTTGAGGAGCGCATGGAGGAGGAGGCTCAGAGTCAAGGCCAGGATCTCACTCTGGAGGAGAACCAG GTAAAGCAATACCACAGGCTGAAGGAAGAGGCGAGTAAGCGAGCAGCCACTCTGGCACAGGAGCTGGAGAAGTTCAACCGGGATCAGAAAGCTGACCAGGACAGACTGGATCTTGAGGAGAGGAAGAAAGTGGAGACAGAG GCAAAAATCAAGCAGAAATTTAGAGAGATTGAGGAAAACCAGAAACGTATTGAGAAACTGGATGATTACATTGCGACCAGCAG GCAGTCGTTAGATGAACAAAGGAGGATGGAAGAGGAACTGACTGAGGAAGTGGAGCTCGCTAAAAGGAGGATTGATGAGataaacatggaattaaacCAG GTGATGGAGCAACTTGGGGATGCGAGAATTGACAGGCAGGAAAATAGCCGTCAACAGCGCAAAGCTGAGATCATGGAGAGCATCAAGAGGCTGTACCCTGGCTCTGTA TATGGCAGGCTTATTGACCTATGCCAGCCCACACAAAAGAAATATCAGATTGCCGTGACAAAAGTTCTGGGAAAGAACATGGATGCCATCATTGTGGACTCAGAGAAGACAGGTAGAGACTGCATCCAGTACATCAAAGAGCAAAGAGGAGAACCAGAGACTTTCCTGCCCCTGGACTACCTAGAG GTAAAACCCACAGATGAGAAATTGAGAGAGTTGCGAGGGGCCAAGCTGGTGATTGATGTGATCCGCTATGAGCCACCTCACATTAAGAAAGCCTTGCAGTATGCCTGTGGAAATGCtcttgtgtgtgagaatgtagaGGATGCACGCAGGATTGCCTTCGGAGGGCCTTACAGGCATAAG ACTGTAGCCTTGGATGGCACACTTTTCCAAAAGTCTGGGGTGATCTCTGGAGGAGCAAGTGACCTCAAAGCGAAGGCTCGACGCTGGGATGAAAAAGCCGTGGACAAACtcaaagacaaaaaagagaAGCTAACTGAGGAGCTCAAG gaGCAAATGAAGGCAAAGAGGAAGGAAGCAGAGCTGAGGCAGGTGCAGTCTCAGGCCCATGGATTACAAATGAGACTGAAGTACTCTCAGAGTGACCTGGAACAGACCAAAACACGCCATCTGTCCCTCAACATGCAG GAGAAGTCAAAGTTGGAGAGCGAACTGGCAAATTTTGGACCCCGAATCAATGATATCAGGAGAATTATCCAGTCACGTGAGAGAGACATCACACAGCTGAGAGACCGCATGAACCTG GTGGAGGATGAGGTATTTGTGGAATTCTGCAAAGAGATCGGAGTGAGAAATATCCGAGAGTTTGAAGAGGAGAAAGTCAAAAGACAGAATGAAATTGCCAAAAAACG ACTTGAATTCGAGACCCAGAAGACCCGCTTAGCCATTCAGCTGGACTATGAGAGGAACCAACTGAAGGAGGACCAGGAGAAAGTGATGATGTGGGAGCAGACTGTGAAGAAGGATGAGAGTGAGATTGAAAGACTAAAGAAG GAAGAGCACAGACAGATGAAGATAATTGATGAGACCATGGCTCAGCTGCAGGATCTCAAAAACCAGCACCTGACTAAAAAAGGAGAAGTCAATGACAAGAACCGAGAGATGGAAGATATCCGCAAGAAACTAGGGTCTGCCAACAA AGAGCTGACTCAGCTCCAGAAAGAGGTGACCGCTATTGAGACGAAGCTGGAGCAGAAGCGCAGTGACAGGCGCAACCTTCTGCAGGCCTGCAAGATGCAGGACATCAAACTGCCCCTCAAATCAGGAACCATGGATGACATCAGCCAGGAAGAG GGAGGCTCCCAAGTGGATGAGTCCATCAGCAGCCACAAAACCTCCAGCTCTGTGCGTGCAAAAGAGGCCCTCATTGAAATCGACTACAGCAACTTGCATGACGACCTCAAA GACGCTTTGTCTGAGGAAGAGATCAAGATTGAGATGAACACTTTGCAGCAGAGGCTGAACGAGCAACAGAGCATCCTCCAGCGCATCAGCGCTCCCAACATGAAGGCCATGGAGAAGCTGGAGAGCGTCAGGGACAAGTTCCAGGAGACCAGTGATG AGTTTGAAGCAGCACGAAAGAGAGCTAAGAAGGCCAAGCAGGCATTTGAGCAAATTAAGAAGGAGAGGTTCGACCGATTTAATACCTGTTTCGAGTCTGTTGCCACCAATATTGACGAAATCTACAAAGCCCTCTCTCGTAACAGCAGCGCACAG GCATTCCTAGGcccagagaaccctgaggaaccaTACTTGGATGGGATCAATTACAATTGTGTGGCCCCGGGAAAGAGATTCAGGCCAATGGACAACCTGTCTGGAGGTGAGAAGACTGTGGCAGCGCTCGCTCTGCTTTTCGCCATTCACAG CTACAAGCCTGCTCCTTTTTTTGTCCTCGATGAGATCGATGCTGCGCTTGATAACACGAACATTGGCAAG GTGGCCAATTACATAAAAGACCAGTCGCTCCAAAACTTCCAGGCAGTCGTTATTTCACTGAAAGAAGAGTTTTACACCAAGGCTGATTCTCTCATAGGAGTTTAccctgag cAAGGAGA